One window from the genome of Salvia miltiorrhiza cultivar Shanhuang (shh) chromosome 7, IMPLAD_Smil_shh, whole genome shotgun sequence encodes:
- the LOC130994603 gene encoding protein RADIALIS-like 3: MDTDWTFDSCSLRTEVDDAASKDACTSSNWTREEDKAFENALATYYNDADMWDKIALAVPGKTIEDLKLHYEVLRRDVEAIESGKVPLPDNPTKASTLKEKKKSEQAQRGDPWTEEEHRQFLYGLQRFGRGDWKNISRYSV, encoded by the exons ATGGATACAGATTGGACATTTGACAGCTGCTCCTTGAGGACGGAGGTGGATGATGCTGCATCAAAGGATGCATGCACAAGTTCGAATTGGACAAGGGAGGAGGACAAGGCGTTCGAGAATGCTCTGGCAACCTACTATAATGATGCCGATATGTGGGATAAGATCGCATTGGCAGTTCCTGGAAAAACAATTGAAGATCTAAAACTTCACTATGAAGTCTTGCGTCGTGATGTGGAGGCCATTGAGTCTGGCAAGGTACCTTTGCCTGATAATCCGACTAAAGCTAGTACtctgaaagaaaagaaaaagtcaGAGCAAGCGCAACGAGGGGATCCTTGGACAGAAGAGGAACACAG GCAATTTCTTTATGGGTTGCAGAGGTTCGGTAGGGGTGATTGGAAGAACATTTCAAGATATAGTGTGTGA